The following proteins are co-located in the Gossypium hirsutum isolate 1008001.06 chromosome A02, Gossypium_hirsutum_v2.1, whole genome shotgun sequence genome:
- the LOC107940545 gene encoding repetitive proline-rich cell wall protein 1: MMSATHLLILLLGVAALATPSFGTYESPNYGKPPTPVYKPPKVKPPPYEHKPPVYEPPKKEKPEHKPPVYEPPKKEKPEPKPPMYEPPKKEKSEPKPPVYTPPKKEKPEPKPSVYEPPKKEKPEPKPPVYTPPKKEKPEPKPPVYEPPKKEKPEPKPPVYTPPKKEKLEPKPPVYEPPKKEKPEPKPPVYAPPKKEKPEPKPPVYQPPKKPPVYEPKPPKPPVYTPPKKEKPKSKPPVHESPKKPPYGHYPGHPPLGKPQ, encoded by the coding sequence ATGATGTCTGCCACACACTTGCTAATATTGCTACTTGGAGTGGCCGCTCTAGCCACTCCCTCTTTTGGCACCTATGAGTCTCCCAACTATGGGAAGCCCCCTACTCCTGTTTATAAGCCTCCTAAGGTGAAACCCCCACCTTATGAACATAAGCCACCTGTCTATGAACCTCCAAAGAAAGAAAAACCTGAACATAAGCCACCTGTCTATGAACCTCCAAAGAAAGAAAAACCTGAACCCAAGCCACCGATGTATGAACCACCAAAGAAGGAAAAGTCCGAACCAAAGCCACCAGTTTATACACCTCCAAAGAAAGAGAAGCCTGAACCAAAACCATCAGTATATGAACCACCAAAGAAGGAAAAGCCTGAGCCTAAGCCACCAGTTTATACACCACCAAAGAAAGAGAAGCCTGAACCCAAGCCACCAGTGTATGAACCACCAAAGAAGGAAAAGCCTGAGCCTAAGCCACCAGTTTATACACCACCAAAGAAAGAGAAGCTTGAACCTAAGCCACCAGTGTATGAACCGCCAAAGAAGGAAAAGCCCGAGCCAAAGCCACCAGTTTATGCACCTCCAAAGAAAGAAAAACCAGAACCCAAACCACCAGTTTATCAGCCTCCGAAGAAGCCACCGGTTTATGAGCCTAAACCACCAAAGCCACCGGTTTACACACCACCAAAGAAAGAGAAGCCAAAATCTAAACCACCGGTACATGAGTCTCCCAAGAAACCACCATACGGTCACTATCCAGGACACCCTCCATTGGGGAAGCCTCAATAG